From the genome of Bradyrhizobium sp. G127:
AGCCGAACCTGATGTGGTTGTGGACGAAATCGCAGATCGCCTGCACGCGCGCCCAGCCGGGCGGCGTAGCCTCGAACAGCTTCCATGCAATGTCCGACAGGCGGTCCGTCTCGCAATACCGGCTGCCGAGCAGATAGAGCAGCGTCTCCGCCGGCAGATCCTCTACCGCGTGCTGGATCGCCGAAGGAACGGCCACATCCGGCAGGCCGCTGTCGCGGACCATGCCGTCGGCGGCAAGGCGCATCCGACCCGGCGGCGCGACGATCCGGCTGCACCAGTTGCCGAAGATATCGCGATAGGGAAAAATCGGCACCGAGGGACTGGTGGTCAGGAAATCCGGCGTGATGACGTCCGACGCGCGGGTGAAGTGCGTGCCCAGCACCATGATCATGGGCGTGGCCTGCGGAAAATCGTAGATCATCTCGTAGCCGACGCGAATTGTGATTCCAGTCACGTGTTTCCAATCATGTGTGAGATTATTGTCCGGCGGCAATACCGGGCCTTGATCGATGCAGCTATTTGAGTGCGATCGCCGGTTCTTGCAGCGAGCTGATCGGAATGTTGACGTCGCAGACGAGGCCGGACGGCTCAAACATCAAGCGCGCCTCACCTTGAAGCTGGCCTGGCAAGGCCTGCTCGATGAAGCGGCTGCCAAAACTTTTTTCCTTCGGCTCGACGACAGTCGGCCCGCCGCTTTCGCGCCATTCCAGCTTGAATCGCCCGGCTTCAACATCAACCGCCCAGACGATCGAGACGCGCCCGTCCGGCACGGACAGCGCGCCATATTTGAGCGCATTGGTGCTCAGCTCATGAATCACCATCGACAGCGCCACCGCCGGACCGGACGAAATCGCGATATTGTCGCCGGTAATGGTGAATTGCTTGAGGCCTTCGGTCTGGAACGCCAGGATCGCATTCTCGATCAGCGAGCGGCACCCCGCCCCCGTCCAGCTTTCGCGGATCAGGAGATCGTGCGAGACGCCGAGCGCCGCCAGACGGCTGGCGATGGTCTTCGCGGCTGCTTCGATGCTCGGCGCGCCGCGCAGGCTTTGCGAGGCGATGGCGGACGCAATCGCCAGCATGTTCTTCACCCGGTGATGGAGTTCACCGATCAGAACGGCCTGCAACTTCGCAGCCACATCATGGGCGTGAGCTTCGGCTCCTGCCTGAATCAGCAATTGCCGAAGCTGGTCGTTTTCGCTCTCGACGTCACGTAACGGCGCGAGATGTCGCACAGTCCTCATGAATCATCCCTGTATTGCGACCGCTCTTCACGATTTACGCTTTGCGATCGGCGGAGGCGGCGGATTGAGTTCGGCGATCTTGAGAAGGGCTTCCTCGTGGGTGGCGTGGGGGCCGGTGACGAAGGTCCCGCTCATCTTGGTGGTGTACCATCCCGACACGACGCCAAGCCGCAGCGATTCCTCCGGCTTGACGTGGCGTGACGACAGTTCCTTGGTTGTCATATCGAGCATTGGATAATCCTCCCGTTCCCGCCGAACGTCCGGATGAAGTTTCAGTATCAATCGTTCGCGGAAAACAATCGAATGTCGGACAAAAAATTCAGCTCTCGCTGTCGAGCCGGGCGAAGTCCTTGAGGACCGACGCCACCAGATCGCGGTGGTGCGTGTCCTGCGCACCCAGCGTCGCGTAATAGAGATTCAGAATGTAACGTGCCTTTGCGGCCGCCTCTGGCCAGGATACCGCGGGTTCATCGAGCAGATGCCTCTCGATTTCGTTTTGCCGGTCGCGCAAACCGGCGGCATGAGCCTCGGCCTCGGCAAGAATCCGCCGCAAGCCGGTCGCCTTTTGCGCAGCCATGCCGCGCCGGGTATCGAGTTCGACCGGTTCGTCAGACATTTGACCCCACCGCATCGCGCTGCTGCGCGTCAGCCAGATCCACCGAGCTGATCGCAAGCATTTCCATCGCATGGTGGTGCGGAGGCGCGCCGGGTACCGTGATCATGGTGGCGATCCGCCGGAAGCAGGGAAACGAGAGGCCCTCGATCATTTCCTCGTCGGTCACAACCTCGTAGGAACCCGCGGCCAGCAGGCGATCAATACCCTTGATCCGCGCCGGATGCAGAAACGTGACCGTTTCGCGCCGCGAACGGGTCGTCATAAGGCCGCGCTGAAAAAAAGCATGCGCCACTGTGCGCCTTTAATGGCGAAATAGCCAACGTTCGTTGCGTCGCGAAGATCGATTTCCGGACACTTAAATCGTGTTCTGGAACCCGTTTCTTCTGGCAGTTCCACGAGGAATGCTCGCCCTGCCCGCTATCCGTCGACGTGCTTGAGGATCGTCTTCAGCAGCCCCGGAAACCGCGCGTTGAGATCCGCCTCGCGCACCGTGTTCTGGTGTTCGACGCCCTTCTTGGTGGTCC
Proteins encoded in this window:
- a CDS encoding transglutaminase family protein, whose amino-acid sequence is MTIRVGYEMIYDFPQATPMIMVLGTHFTRASDVITPDFLTTSPSVPIFPYRDIFGNWCSRIVAPPGRMRLAADGMVRDSGLPDVAVPSAIQHAVEDLPAETLLYLLGSRYCETDRLSDIAWKLFEATPPGWARVQAICDFVHNHIRFGYEHARATMTAYEVYKEGKGVCRDYAHLAVTFCRCMNIPARYCTGYLSDIGTPKPWVGDFAGWFEAYIGGHWHMFDPRNNVPRIGRVLIAQGRDASDVPITQTFGPNTLVSFKVWTDEVEG
- a CDS encoding sensor histidine kinase, encoding MRTVRHLAPLRDVESENDQLRQLLIQAGAEAHAHDVAAKLQAVLIGELHHRVKNMLAIASAIASQSLRGAPSIEAAAKTIASRLAALGVSHDLLIRESWTGAGCRSLIENAILAFQTEGLKQFTITGDNIAISSGPAVALSMVIHELSTNALKYGALSVPDGRVSIVWAVDVEAGRFKLEWRESGGPTVVEPKEKSFGSRFIEQALPGQLQGEARLMFEPSGLVCDVNIPISSLQEPAIALK